AGATCCTTACCTGGGCAGCAAGGTGGCAGAAGCCAGGGTGGTCGGTTTCCAGGGAGGAAGAGACGTCAACTCCCTGCGTGAACTCACTACGCTCCTTGCCACAGGCAAACATCTGGCGGCTTATGGTGCCGCCGAGTCGGGCAGGGATTATAACACAGCCGAACTGTCGGAACATACCCTCCGGAATGTATATCTGCCGCCCTACCAGGCAGCACACGAAGCAGGCGTGGGTACTTTCATGGCCTCTTTTAACGAGATCAACGGCGTACCAGCCACTGCAGACCGGTGGCTGATGACCGAAGTGCTGCGCAACGAATGGGGATTTAAAGGTTTTGTGGTCAGTGATTATACCGGTGTGAACGAACTGGTGCCCCACGGTGTGGCAAAAGATGAAAAACATGCCGCAGAACTGGCGGTAAACGCAGGGATCGATATGGACATGACCGGTGCAACCTTTATTAAACATCTGACAGAATCCGTCGAGGAAGGAAAAGTATCTGAAAAAAGTATCGATACCGCCGTACGCCGCATCCTCGAAATGAAGTTCCTGCTGGGTCTCTTCGACGATCCCTATCGTTACCTCGACGAAGAGAGAGCAAAGCAAAACACGATGACGCCCGAATTCATGGAGACCGCACGCAAAGCCGTCGCATCATCGGTGGTACTGCTGAAGAACGACAATCAGGTTCTTCCCGTCACCAAAGAGAGCAGGAAAACAGTCGCCTTAATCGGTCCGCTGATGAACGATTCCATCAATCTCAACGGTGAATGGGCCGGATTGGGCGACCGAAATAAGAGCGTGCCCATATTGAAAGGACTCACTGAGAAATATGAAGGCTCTACGGTAAAACTTATCTATGCAGAAGGAGCCTCTATCACTGAAACTACTCCGGCAAAAATAGCCGAAGCGGTAGCGGCCGCACGACGTGCCGATATCGTAATCGCTGCTATGGGAGAAGATTTCAACTGGTCGGGTGAAGCAGCCGTAAGAACCGACATACGCCTGCCCGAACCGCAACGCGAACTGCTAAAGGCATTGAAAGAAACCGGGAAACTGGTGGTGCTGGTCACCCTGAGCGGACGTCCGCTCGATCTTTCATGGGAAGATGAAACAATGGACGCTATCCTGCAAGCCTGGTTTCCCGGCACTCAAGGAGGACACGGTATAGCCGATGTGATCGCGGGCGATTACAACCCGTCGGGACGATTAGTGATGTCATTCCCCCGGAACATAGGCCAGATCCCTATTTATTACAACCAGAAGAATACCGGCCGGCCGGTGGATCTGAATGATGAGTCGGTAGACTATAAATCCAACTACCTCGACACCTCCATCACGCCTCTTTATCCTTTTGGATACGGATTGAGCTATACTACGTTTGAGATCAGTAATGCACAGATCGATAAAAAGACACTGAAAACAGAAGACGACAAGATCACAGTGACAGCTAATGTAAGGAATGCAGGGGAAGTCGATGGTGAGATCGTGGTACAACTGTATACCCGCCAGCTTGTAGCCAGTGTAACCCGCCCGGTGAAAGAATTAAAAGGATTTCAAAAGGTCGCATTACAAGCAGGTAAGTCTAAACAGGTAACGTTCGAACTGGCTTCCGAGGATCTGGCTTTTTACGGTATCGATATGCAGAAAAAGACAGAGCCTGGCAATATGAAACTCTGGGTAGCACAACATGCTGCCGATAATTCCAACGAGATTGATTTCTGGATTAAATAAAAATGAATAAAATCATCACCATCGGGGCGTTTGCTTTATCGGCGTTACCGGCTATTGCCCAACAACCGGACAAACGCCCCAATATCATTTTTATCATGAGCGACGATCACGCCACACAGGCGATCAGCGCTTATGGGCATCCTGTCTCAAAACTGGCTCCTACACCAAACATCGACCGGATAGCCGACAACGGGGCGCAGTTCCTGAACAACTATTGCGCCAACTCCATCTCGGGACCGAGCCGGGCCAGTATCCTGACCGGCAAGCACAGTCATAAAAACGGCTTCCTGGCTAATTGGAATAAAGAATTCGACGGGACACAACAGACACTTCCAAAAATTCTTCAGGAGAACGGGTACCAAACCGCATTGATCGGTAAGTGGCACCTGATCTCTAAACCCACCGGTTTCGACCACTGGATGATACTGAAAGACCAGGGAGATTATAACAATCCTGATTTTATCACGGAGAATGATACGGTGCAGTACTTCGGTTATGTCACTGACCTGATCACCACCTTCACCAAGCAATGGCTGCAGACAAGGGACGACACGCAGCCTTTCTTCCTGATGATGCAGCACAAAGCCCCACATCGTAACTGGGTTCCGGCGGAACGACACTACAACCTGTATGAAGAAACGGTATTTCCCGTGCCGGAGAACTATTTCGATGATTACGAAGGCAGGTATGCCGCAAAACATCAGGAGATGAATATCTACCGCGATATGTACGAAGGGCATGACCTGAAAATGGTGACAGGTATCAATAGTGACAGTCTGCTCTATGACCCCTGGCCGCATGCTTTTATCGAAACCCTGACACCGGACGAGCGACAACGTTTCTTTGATGCATACCGGGAACGGAACAACGACTTTTATACTACCCCACGGAATGAGAAGGAAATCGCCGAATGGAAATACCAACGCTATATGCAGGATTACCTGGCTACTATCAGGGCAGTAGACGAAAGCGTGGGGCAGATCCTCGATTACCTCGAACAAACCGGACTGGACAAAAATACCCTCGTGATCTATACTACCGACCAGGGGTTTTATCTGGGTGAACATGGCTGGTTCGATAAACGTTTCATGTATGAAGAGTCTTTCCAAATGCCTCTTCTCATGCAGTATAAAGGACATATACCCCCTGGCACAAAGATAGAGGGATTTACACAGAATATAGACTTTGCCCCTACTTTCCTGGATTTTTGCGGGATCGAAGTACCGGCAGATATGCAGGGCAGGTCATTCAAAGAGTTGATGGAAACAGGTACGACTCCGGACGACTGGCGCCGGTCGCTTTATTACCACTATTATGAATTTCCCGGCTTCCACAGTGTGCGGGCCCATTACGGAGTGAAAACCGACCGGTATAAACTCATTCATTTCTATAAAGAAGGGATATGGGAACTTTTCGATCTGGAGGCAGATCCGATGGAAATGCAGAATATCTACGGGAAAGAAGGTACCGGGGAAATTACAGGTAAATTGAAGCAGGAAATACTGCGGCTACAGGCCCTTTATGAAGTTCCGGAAGAACATCGGTAATTGACAGTGGACAATTG
This window of the Proteiniphilum saccharofermentans genome carries:
- a CDS encoding glycoside hydrolase family 3 N-terminal domain-containing protein, producing the protein MKKYIISTVYILTVILLAACGSPSSGTSGNGKWQSFSGDKRIEQRVDSVLKLMTLEEKIGQMTQFSANWSITGPVMSDDFQPYLEKGLIGSIFNATSVEGIRRMQQIAVEETRLGIPILFGQDVIHGYKTIFPIPLAEACSWDLEMMQRTAEIAAIEAASDGINWTFAPMVDIGRDARWGRVMEGAGEDPYLGSKVAEARVVGFQGGRDVNSLRELTTLLATGKHLAAYGAAESGRDYNTAELSEHTLRNVYLPPYQAAHEAGVGTFMASFNEINGVPATADRWLMTEVLRNEWGFKGFVVSDYTGVNELVPHGVAKDEKHAAELAVNAGIDMDMTGATFIKHLTESVEEGKVSEKSIDTAVRRILEMKFLLGLFDDPYRYLDEERAKQNTMTPEFMETARKAVASSVVLLKNDNQVLPVTKESRKTVALIGPLMNDSINLNGEWAGLGDRNKSVPILKGLTEKYEGSTVKLIYAEGASITETTPAKIAEAVAAARRADIVIAAMGEDFNWSGEAAVRTDIRLPEPQRELLKALKETGKLVVLVTLSGRPLDLSWEDETMDAILQAWFPGTQGGHGIADVIAGDYNPSGRLVMSFPRNIGQIPIYYNQKNTGRPVDLNDESVDYKSNYLDTSITPLYPFGYGLSYTTFEISNAQIDKKTLKTEDDKITVTANVRNAGEVDGEIVVQLYTRQLVASVTRPVKELKGFQKVALQAGKSKQVTFELASEDLAFYGIDMQKKTEPGNMKLWVAQHAADNSNEIDFWIK
- a CDS encoding sulfatase family protein produces the protein MNKIITIGAFALSALPAIAQQPDKRPNIIFIMSDDHATQAISAYGHPVSKLAPTPNIDRIADNGAQFLNNYCANSISGPSRASILTGKHSHKNGFLANWNKEFDGTQQTLPKILQENGYQTALIGKWHLISKPTGFDHWMILKDQGDYNNPDFITENDTVQYFGYVTDLITTFTKQWLQTRDDTQPFFLMMQHKAPHRNWVPAERHYNLYEETVFPVPENYFDDYEGRYAAKHQEMNIYRDMYEGHDLKMVTGINSDSLLYDPWPHAFIETLTPDERQRFFDAYRERNNDFYTTPRNEKEIAEWKYQRYMQDYLATIRAVDESVGQILDYLEQTGLDKNTLVIYTTDQGFYLGEHGWFDKRFMYEESFQMPLLMQYKGHIPPGTKIEGFTQNIDFAPTFLDFCGIEVPADMQGRSFKELMETGTTPDDWRRSLYYHYYEFPGFHSVRAHYGVKTDRYKLIHFYKEGIWELFDLEADPMEMQNIYGKEGTGEITGKLKQEILRLQALYEVPEEHR